The segment CCCATGGTACTCAGAAGGTCCTCGGCTTCCCCGAAGGCATGTTGCCGCCGGTTGGCAGCATCTTCTGGTTTGCCGGTATCATCGAAATCGTCACCGGCGTGCTGATCGCCGTGGGCTTCTTCACCCGCCCGGCCGCCTTCCTCGCTTCGGGCACCATGGCCGTCGCCTATTGGATGGCTCACGCGCCGTCCAACTTCCTGCCCGTCCTCAATGGCGGCGACGCAGCAATCCTGTTCTGCTTCGTGTTCCTGTATCTGGTTTTCTCGGGTCCGGGCGCCTGGAGCGTCAACAAGCACTAAGCTTGTGAGCTGAAATGAAAGAGGCCGCCGTGACATGTGTCGCGGCGGCCTTTTTGTTTTGTGGACCTGCCTGACGGTCAGGTGACGTTCTTGGGCGGTGGCGTGCGCTTGGCGGTGCGGCGCGGCTTGGCGAAGACTTCGCCGGAAGTCGTGGCCGGGGCGCGGGTGCTGTCCGTTGGTGCCGGCATGTCGGGAATGATCGGGCTGGTGGGCGCGACATAGGGAGCCGGGTCCGTGGCCGGGGTGATATATTCGTCGGCCTCGGCATAGTCGCGGTCATCGCCTTCCTCGGCGAGATCGCGGATGGCGTCGCGCACTTCATCGAGCAGGGAGGCCGAAAAGCGCGAGCGGTTGACCGTGTCGCCGGTGACTTCATGGGTCTTGAACCAGACCAGCAGCGCTTCGCAGAGGATGCGCAGGCCGACGAAGGACAAAAGGCCAAAGACCACGATTTCGAGCAGGCCCCAGAGGCCGTTGCCGAAACCAAAGCCAAAGCTCCAGAACAGATGGCTGACGGCCCAGAGCAGAATGCCGGCCAAGCCAAGCGCGTAAAGGATCGGCACCAGCTTGGGCGACAGGATCGCGTCGAGCTTGAAGAGGGT is part of the uncultured Devosia sp. genome and harbors:
- a CDS encoding DUF4282 domain-containing protein, whose amino-acid sequence is MTLDDLKRLFTRQTLFKLDAILSPKLVPILYALGLAGILLWAVSHLFWSFGFGFGNGLWGLLEIVVFGLLSFVGLRILCEALLVWFKTHEVTGDTVNRSRFSASLLDEVRDAIRDLAEEGDDRDYAEADEYITPATDPAPYVAPTSPIIPDMPAPTDSTRAPATTSGEVFAKPRRTAKRTPPPKNVT
- a CDS encoding DoxX family protein, whose amino-acid sequence is MFDRLSAYAPQALAALRIISALLFIAHGTQKVLGFPEGMLPPVGSIFWFAGIIEIVTGVLIAVGFFTRPAAFLASGTMAVAYWMAHAPSNFLPVLNGGDAAILFCFVFLYLVFSGPGAWSVNKH